The following proteins are encoded in a genomic region of Sorangiineae bacterium MSr12523:
- a CDS encoding recombinase family protein yields MGTLEGLAVHEGPRCGVHRRTAEAGNTICIDLGNDAREVVEVTSEGWRIVTETPIKFVRPKTLHALPRPVSGGTVDELRTFFNLKEDFHFKLLVAWLIAALRPHGPYPILCLQAEHGAGKSTATRFARELVDPNPSPIRSAPREMRDLAIECNSSHVLAYDNLGGLPVWLSDALCRVSTGGGFATRGLFTDDEEVIFDFAMYLDGNSLSAIAKKLNEDAVTPSRVHVESRRTGWKDSTIRAVLHNETYAGKWRYKSREWRKLPGTNKRQPRYRTENEVITQEPPHLRIVDDEIWEAVQARLRAVSAHYTKSKDGKPKVRSAPGRRTSYLFSSLLHCGACGGKKIIGGGSGGAAYYRCEASAKRGTCTNRLSVREDVVRASLLDELRHRLASSDGIAYARKRIAERLGEFERERDTERREKRARLEKVEQRIHKLVDFIAEGHAIGATAKSVAEQLGTLERQADAERKALAVLNSSSNAPVKLPPPDEMLSLPTWNAASPPTSPEVARSSVGSFETGASLCSRSRLPLRGPLRAAPDGAKMQTALRGGPGRAINSVLSCAGRI; encoded by the coding sequence TTGGGCACGCTCGAGGGCCTAGCGGTGCACGAGGGCCCCCGGTGCGGGGTCCATCGGCGCACCGCGGAGGCGGGCAACACGATCTGCATCGACCTGGGCAATGACGCGCGCGAGGTCGTCGAAGTGACGAGCGAGGGGTGGCGTATCGTCACGGAGACGCCCATCAAGTTCGTCCGACCGAAGACGCTGCACGCCCTCCCTCGTCCCGTCTCGGGCGGCACCGTCGATGAATTGAGAACCTTCTTCAACTTGAAGGAGGACTTCCACTTCAAGCTACTCGTCGCTTGGCTGATCGCCGCGCTCCGCCCGCATGGCCCCTATCCGATTTTATGTCTGCAGGCCGAGCATGGTGCGGGCAAGAGCACGGCCACGCGGTTCGCACGCGAGCTCGTTGATCCCAACCCTTCGCCGATTCGCTCGGCCCCGCGGGAGATGCGTGACCTGGCGATCGAGTGCAATAGCTCGCACGTGCTGGCGTACGACAACCTAGGTGGGCTTCCGGTTTGGCTCTCGGACGCCCTATGCCGCGTCTCGACGGGTGGCGGGTTCGCAACTCGGGGACTCTTCACCGACGACGAGGAGGTCATCTTCGACTTCGCGATGTACCTGGACGGGAACTCCTTGTCCGCGATCGCGAAAAAGCTGAATGAAGATGCGGTCACGCCATCGCGCGTGCACGTGGAGAGCCGGCGGACGGGGTGGAAGGACTCCACCATCCGTGCCGTCCTGCACAATGAAACCTACGCGGGCAAGTGGCGATACAAGTCCCGCGAATGGCGCAAGCTTCCAGGAACGAACAAGCGCCAGCCTCGCTACCGAACCGAGAACGAGGTCATCACCCAGGAGCCCCCGCACCTGCGCATCGTCGACGACGAGATTTGGGAGGCCGTTCAAGCCCGCCTTCGTGCCGTCTCGGCGCACTACACCAAGTCGAAGGATGGCAAGCCCAAGGTTCGTTCCGCGCCGGGGCGGCGTACGTCCTACCTGTTCTCGAGCCTTCTTCACTGCGGCGCGTGCGGCGGAAAAAAGATCATCGGCGGGGGCAGCGGCGGCGCGGCCTACTACCGATGCGAGGCTTCCGCCAAGCGCGGCACCTGCACGAACCGGCTCTCCGTGCGTGAAGATGTGGTTCGCGCGAGCCTCCTCGACGAGCTACGCCATCGCCTGGCCTCGTCCGACGGCATCGCCTACGCGCGCAAGCGCATCGCCGAGCGCCTGGGCGAGTTCGAACGCGAACGCGACACCGAGCGTCGGGAGAAGCGAGCGCGGCTCGAGAAGGTCGAGCAGCGAATCCACAAGCTGGTCGACTTCATCGCGGAGGGCCACGCCATTGGCGCCACCGCCAAGTCGGTCGCCGAGCAGCTCGGAACCCTGGAGCGCCAAGCCGACGCGGAGCGCAAGGCCCTCGCGGTCCTCAACAGCAGCTCCAACGCGCCCGTGAAGCTTCCGCCGCCAGACGAGATGCTCTCGCTCCCGACCTGGAACGCCGCATCACCGCCGACGTCACCCGAGGTCGCGAGGAGCTCCGTCGGCTCTTTCGAGACGGGCGCATCGCTCTGCTCCCGCAGCCGGCTCCCCCTACGTGGCCCGCTCCGCGCTGCTCCCGATGGCGCCAAAATGCAAACCGCCCTCCGAGGCGGACCAGGGAGGGCGATAAACAGTGTTCTCAGTTGCGCGGGTAGGATTTGA
- a CDS encoding DUF3780 domain-containing protein, with product MKLKQATLGFGCPDSVDPHHIVVTIPRGRDKPVRIVEHFGLRAGHAGLPDFLERVELDRAKWTAIADIVRRVFNERLKEKGHATSRWAIGENKVERLLGKELCVLAWAVEYAPLELVPVAITNWAGLKPEERWWLFTMTAAATGGIDDGNIGWRKALRFALTENPVRGEIAPGRAKKTRMRLQEDLPLFPLAKASS from the coding sequence GTGAAACTGAAGCAGGCCACTCTCGGCTTCGGGTGTCCGGACAGCGTCGATCCGCACCACATCGTCGTCACAATTCCTCGCGGCCGCGACAAGCCCGTGCGAATCGTAGAACACTTCGGGCTTCGTGCAGGTCACGCGGGGCTCCCTGATTTTCTCGAACGGGTCGAATTGGATCGCGCGAAGTGGACCGCAATCGCGGATATCGTCCGCCGAGTCTTTAACGAGCGCCTCAAAGAGAAGGGGCATGCCACGAGCCGCTGGGCCATCGGCGAAAACAAGGTCGAACGCCTTCTCGGCAAGGAGCTATGCGTCCTTGCATGGGCCGTCGAATACGCGCCGCTTGAGCTCGTGCCTGTCGCGATCACGAACTGGGCTGGACTCAAGCCTGAAGAGCGATGGTGGCTGTTTACCATGACCGCTGCAGCGACGGGCGGTATCGACGACGGGAACATCGGTTGGCGGAAGGCGCTCCGTTTTGCGCTCACAGAGAATCCGGTACGCGGGGAGATCGCTCCCGGGCGAGCGAAGAAGACCCGCATGCGACTGCAGGAGGATCTTCCACTCTTCCCTCTGGCAAAGGCATCGTCATGA
- a CDS encoding DUF499 domain-containing protein encodes MLKTVRDACKPHRMALEFSLAEQIEDLADLIEKAGDGGAFFEKNHITAGMRQLFEMGLRRLAGRSDQAVFELTQAMGGGKTHCMIAFGIVARDEHVRQKVVPEIASGDPFGRARVVAFTGRNYPDHFIWGEIAQQLGKADAFRKFWQDGPKAPDERAWVDLIGEDPTLILLDELPPYFDNAITRTVGGGTLAQVATAALSNLFSAALKLPRLCIVISNLSGTYEGASKDLRKAVKNVEQEARRQAKPITPVELGGDEVYQILKKRLFETLPGERDVEDVVQAYAGAIKEAEKAKSIAKSAEQIADEIRGSYPFHPSIKDIIALFRNNEGYRQTRGLMQFVSKAIRSVFNREANDVYLIGLQHLDLNDGEVRDEIIRIADLRGAIATDIAAGGSAHAETIDAQMQNDAASQVAALLLSASLSTAIDAVRGMTKQRLLERLISPHRSVLEFAEAFDHLRRDAWYLHRDESDAYYFSNVENLTKRLSTEADRAPQNKVDAEMRRRLERIFEAKRKTAYQELMALPMLDEVRLDGPRVLLVLSPDTKDPPEVAARFYETVVQKNNVCILAGDGSDLSNLEEKTRMLYAVAKLQDQLPKTSPHQEELRERFETAEQEYNATVTATFNRIWYPSARGLVATKLAMQFTENRFDGEEQVEKALAATGVSKLVLEIEKDAPGLISRAEDVIWPDNQKRVPWRDIRARALAVPRWIWLPNNGLEALRKIAEQRGIWKYTEDGYIEKGPFEKPRTSVHIIERGYSEETGTATLEVIAKNAGKAAQIFWDTNPGVTKKSHRLTEQKHTTNATRLWFLAIDPSGEHEPGPPETWSNRLTITHQPREGVGSRTIELRVVPRGTIKYTLTGANPAEGISYNSPIEVGTSEVTLYCYAEDQGVSARRNFTIPRAGNAEVHIDPSRKAKLKKRVDAPGTPDTFRLVARAKQVGARLTGATVEVGRGARNASLRFGSETIVTADHIEAVIASLRAALADDMAEVRVTAREIDFTSGHDLSEFVKEWGLQVGANEVEQ; translated from the coding sequence ATGCTTAAGACCGTACGCGACGCGTGCAAACCCCACCGGATGGCCCTTGAGTTCTCACTCGCAGAACAGATTGAGGATCTCGCCGACTTGATCGAGAAGGCTGGTGATGGAGGAGCCTTTTTCGAGAAGAACCATATCACAGCAGGTATGCGGCAGCTCTTCGAAATGGGTCTGCGGCGCCTTGCCGGCCGCTCCGACCAGGCAGTCTTCGAGCTCACGCAGGCGATGGGCGGCGGTAAGACCCATTGCATGATCGCCTTCGGCATCGTGGCGCGCGACGAGCACGTCAGGCAGAAGGTCGTTCCGGAGATTGCAAGCGGCGACCCCTTCGGGCGGGCGCGTGTTGTCGCATTCACCGGCAGGAACTATCCCGATCACTTCATTTGGGGCGAGATTGCCCAGCAGTTGGGAAAGGCTGATGCGTTCAGAAAGTTCTGGCAGGATGGCCCGAAAGCTCCCGACGAGCGCGCGTGGGTCGATTTGATTGGAGAAGACCCCACGCTCATCCTCCTGGACGAGCTACCACCGTACTTCGACAACGCCATCACGCGGACAGTTGGCGGTGGGACTCTCGCCCAGGTCGCGACGGCCGCTTTGTCAAATCTCTTCTCGGCCGCTCTTAAGCTGCCGCGCCTCTGCATCGTGATCTCGAACCTCAGCGGCACGTATGAAGGCGCATCCAAGGATCTTCGTAAGGCGGTCAAGAACGTCGAGCAGGAAGCTCGCCGCCAGGCCAAGCCCATAACGCCCGTCGAACTCGGCGGCGATGAAGTTTACCAGATTCTAAAGAAGCGCCTCTTCGAGACGCTGCCGGGCGAACGAGATGTCGAGGATGTCGTGCAGGCATACGCGGGGGCGATCAAGGAGGCGGAAAAGGCCAAGTCCATCGCGAAGAGCGCGGAGCAGATCGCCGATGAGATTCGCGGATCCTATCCGTTCCATCCGTCGATCAAAGATATTATCGCGCTCTTCCGGAACAACGAAGGGTACCGGCAGACACGCGGCTTGATGCAGTTCGTGTCGAAGGCGATCCGGTCAGTCTTCAATCGAGAAGCGAACGACGTCTACTTGATCGGCTTGCAGCACCTCGACCTGAACGACGGCGAAGTGCGCGACGAGATAATTCGTATCGCCGACCTCCGCGGCGCCATCGCAACGGATATTGCGGCTGGGGGGAGCGCGCACGCCGAGACCATTGACGCTCAGATGCAGAACGACGCCGCTTCCCAGGTGGCGGCGCTGCTGCTCTCCGCGTCGCTTTCGACCGCAATCGACGCCGTCAGGGGGATGACGAAGCAGCGGCTCCTGGAGCGCCTGATTTCGCCGCATCGGTCCGTCCTAGAGTTCGCGGAGGCATTCGACCATCTTCGGCGTGACGCCTGGTACCTCCACCGGGACGAGAGCGACGCCTACTATTTCTCGAACGTCGAGAACCTCACGAAGCGACTCTCGACAGAAGCAGATCGCGCACCTCAGAACAAGGTCGACGCCGAGATGCGCCGCCGACTGGAGCGAATCTTCGAAGCGAAACGCAAGACCGCTTACCAGGAGCTGATGGCCCTACCGATGCTCGACGAGGTTAGGCTCGACGGACCTCGCGTCCTTCTCGTGCTCAGCCCCGACACGAAGGACCCTCCGGAGGTTGCCGCGCGCTTCTACGAGACTGTCGTTCAGAAGAACAACGTCTGCATCCTCGCGGGAGATGGATCCGACCTGAGCAACCTCGAAGAGAAGACTCGCATGCTATACGCCGTCGCGAAGCTCCAGGATCAACTGCCGAAGACATCACCTCACCAGGAGGAGCTACGCGAACGGTTCGAGACGGCAGAACAGGAGTACAATGCGACCGTCACCGCCACGTTCAACCGCATCTGGTACCCGTCGGCGCGGGGACTCGTGGCAACGAAGCTCGCTATGCAGTTCACCGAGAACCGCTTCGACGGGGAAGAGCAAGTCGAGAAGGCCCTTGCCGCGACTGGCGTAAGCAAACTGGTTCTAGAAATCGAAAAGGACGCGCCCGGCCTCATCTCGCGTGCGGAGGACGTCATCTGGCCGGACAACCAGAAGCGCGTCCCGTGGCGCGACATCCGCGCGCGTGCGCTCGCCGTTCCGCGTTGGATCTGGCTGCCGAACAACGGGCTCGAAGCTCTCCGGAAGATCGCGGAACAGCGAGGCATTTGGAAGTACACCGAGGACGGATACATTGAGAAAGGCCCCTTCGAAAAGCCGAGGACGTCGGTACACATCATTGAGCGCGGCTACAGCGAGGAGACTGGAACAGCCACGCTCGAAGTCATCGCCAAGAACGCGGGCAAGGCGGCGCAGATCTTCTGGGACACGAATCCCGGAGTTACGAAGAAGAGCCACCGCCTCACCGAGCAGAAACACACGACGAATGCGACTCGCCTCTGGTTCCTCGCCATCGATCCCTCGGGCGAGCACGAGCCAGGGCCGCCCGAGACCTGGTCAAATCGACTGACCATCACTCACCAGCCGCGTGAAGGCGTCGGCAGCCGTACAATCGAACTGCGAGTCGTGCCGCGAGGCACGATTAAGTACACGCTCACCGGCGCAAACCCCGCCGAGGGCATTTCGTATAACTCTCCCATCGAAGTCGGGACCTCAGAGGTAACGCTCTACTGCTACGCGGAAGACCAGGGCGTTTCGGCCCGGCGCAACTTCACGATTCCTCGCGCCGGGAACGCCGAGGTTCACATCGATCCGTCACGGAAGGCTAAGCTCAAGAAGCGCGTCGACGCCCCCGGCACACCGGACACATTCAGGCTCGTGGCCCGTGCAAAGCAGGTCGGTGCTCGTCTGACCGGAGCGACGGTCGAGGTCGGGAGAGGTGCAAGGAACGCTTCGCTGCGGTTCGGTAGCGAGACGATTGTTACCGCCGATCATATTGAAGCTGTCATCGCGTCGCTTCGTGCGGCGCTGGCCGACGACATGGCCGAAGTCAGAGTGACCGCACGGGAGATCGACTTCACGAGCGGCCACGACCTCAGCGAGTTCGTCAAGGAGTGGGGCCTACAAGTCGGCGCCAACGAGGTGGAGCAGTGA